The following is a genomic window from Carassius auratus strain Wakin chromosome 15, ASM336829v1, whole genome shotgun sequence.
cagcttctgtaccctttattttctgagagtgaaCTAATTTATGAATAATGGTAGTGCAGACCCATTTATAATGCACTGAAATTTCAAAAATAAGCACAGAAGAGGAAACTGATCCTTCCCATATTTCAAcctaaagtttaatttttattatagtaTAAATTATGCTGTTATATTAAGGGAATGAACCCCAATGTTAATATTTTGTTGCAATAATATTATGACAGTCCTGTACACAATAACGCAATGCTTCAGTAATAAACAGCGTGAAGCATACTAGTGAGTAATGTGCTTTGTTTGGAAACTGGAATGAGGGTATTCTGTTACAGTTCTGCACTCTTTGGCAGTCATTCCTCTTATGTCCTAACATGGCTCACAGTTTGAGCTGCTCTAAGCATCGAGAACCAAACTACATAAACAAGGTCCTGAGAGATAACTGTCCAGATGTCCTTGAACAGATGTTTCTATTGAACTAAAGATACCAGTGCTTTAACTGATTCTGCTACATTTTTTAAGAATGCTTTGTTGATCTGGTTGCATTTCTCAAGGTAAATCATCAGCAGTTTCTCTTCAACTTATAAGAAACAGCTGTTTGACAGATGGCAGACTTGAACAGAACCTGCTGATTTACGGCAAGGCATAAAATCTTGGAAATGCTTCGTTCCAGGCAGAATTACGAGAATGTACAAGTCCATGTtgcacagactgtgtgtgtttgaggcctGATTATTGACTGCCTTCAGCACCTCATCTATGACAGATGGTTgacagtaaaatgtattatagtaaTTAGCATTATCGTTATTCACCAACTAACTATAAAAATTAGGTTTTCAACCCCTCACACTGCAGATGATTTCCAGTTTACTGAGCTTTTGTAGGAAATGTGAATTACTATATAAATCTACAGAGACTGCATATTATTACAGCAATATTTCCCCTAATGGTGTCTCTCTTTTTATATTGGAAAATATTGCTGATTTGTTTAGTGTTGgagctcccagcatgcactgcagtgTGAATAACTTTAAGTTCTTACTGTTATAAGCAATTCTTGTGTTGATTATTTAACAACTATGTTGATGGAATTTATTGGTTGCACAAGACTATTTGCAATAAATGAAGAATCTACTTCATATTAGCTGACAAAatgggaatagttcacccaaaaaataaaccACCATCATTTACCCAGCCTTGTGCATTTCAAACTTTCTTATATAAGAATATTCTGGCCAGGACTAAGGTTGTCAGactctaaaataaacaaaatcactatAACAGAGATCCATTacttaataattgtaatatgtatTCCAAGTCAGAATTTTGGTACTTTTATGGTGCTGCTTCATCTTTTAAAGGCTTTTTAAAGGCTTCACATTTAAAGGCTATCAGACATGAATTCTTAAGCAATATTTCTAAGTCTTCTTCATCTGAATTTACACTTACACCGCAGAGCTTGTGCTTTAGTAATTATGATGTACTGTCAAATTTCCCTTGGCATACTCACCCTATTGACTGGGAAGTGAGATCATGCAACTCTCAGAGTTGTGCTTTACTGCTTTTCACATTATGTTCAGACTTCATAACATATACATCTATTTTCAGTCTCCCTAATGCTGAAATCGGCTTGAAACAAGATACAAGTTTATAACTTTTGCTTTCAATTTTGTTCTTTTCTCCACAGACTGAGCAATGAGATCTCTGCAGACACGGCCTCTTTCCTTGCTGCTTGTTATTGCAGTGCATTGTTCTAACTCACTCGAAGACAACAAGATCCCCAGTTTGTGCACAGGAAGCCCAGGCATCCCAGGATCCCCTGGGTTGCATGGCAGCCCCGGTCAGCCTGGCAGGGATGGACGAGATGGTCGTGACGCTCAAGCCGGAGAGAAAGGGGAAAGAGGAGACAGAGGAGAACCAGGTACAAAAATAACATCCTCACTGATGTTTTCCTCACCTTCTCCTCTCAtatagagtgctgcagggatgacaGCAATGATTTTTTAAGGAAATTACTATCACTCTGGTTCCCTTATTACTTCCCTTTATTACTGATTATGAtattcacaaatgaacacaacttgAATTTTAAAGCCTAAATCCCATTGCTAAATGTAGGCTGCAAAGAAAGTACACCACTGCAATACTTTAACATCACCACGATTAACCTACCCACAATCACGAGCTTGAGTTAACCACAGACCTCATTTCAGTCATTCAACCAAAAACACATTGACTTCAGAATGATGGAAGTGGAAGTGCTAAAGTGCTCATTCCCaggttttggcctacaaaaaaaGTGTCATCCCTTGCAGTATCTAATGAATGtcaataataaaacatgaaaatcccATGATGCTTATCACAGGTCATCCGGGGGAGAGGGGCCTTATGGGAGACAGAGGAGATCCAGGAGAAAAGGGAGAGAGAGGAACCCCGGGCGAGTGTGCGGTGGCCCCCAAATCTGCTTTTAGCGCCAAACTGTCTGAATCCCGCACAAACCCATTGGCGGTAGGAGATGCAGTGCGTTTTGACAAAATCATTCTGAATGAGCAGGGGGATTACAATCCCGAGACGGGACGATTCACCTGCAGAGTGCCGGGCGTCTACTACTTCGCTGTTCATGCCACAGTGTACCGCTCCAGCTTGCAGTTTGACCTTATAAAGAACGGACACACTGTGGCGTCCTACTTTCAGATCTTTGGGAACTGGTCCAAACCAGCCTCGCTGTCTGGAGGAACACTAGTGCACCTGATTCCAGGAGATCAGGTGTGGGTGCAGATGGCCCTGGGCGAGTACACCGGCTTTTACTCCAGTTCGAAGACAGACAGCACTTTCACTGGTTTCCTAGTGTACTCGGACTGGAAAAACTCTGCTGTTTTTGCATAGATTAGACACTGCAAATAACTTTCTGTCCGTCTCATGCAGGTTTTATGAATTAGTAAAACACTTTCATGGGTAAGACAAAGGCCTTTGATTGGCCTTCATTTGCAATAATTTCATTAGAATCAGTTATGATCAGTATTGCACAGATGATATAAGCACATGTAGTCATACAGAGTATAATTACAGGAGTATTTCCATGCAAGTAATTCAAGATTGAAAGTCATTAATGTCACTACTACTTtggaaatatgaaatataaaaaaggaaaatactaaaaaagaaaaccttctgctgtttttacagaaaatgtttatTCTGATGGCCgtgtatattttgtgaaaaagcacaataaatacTTTCCAACACGTCTCTGGAATATGACTTCAGTAAAAAATGACTCTCATAATTACCTAATTCGTCAGTAAATGTTACAAGGAAAAGCCATTTCTACTGCCGGGAAACTGTGAGCTGCGGTTCAGGTTTCATCATGGTGCATTTATAGCAATACTTAAGCTTTAACAGGAAAtgctgtaattatttattcactctcatctTGTTCCGAACCTGAATGAAGGCTggtcacaccaagaatgataattttagttaactatattagCATCACACCAATGCACAAACACattgtgttaatttatttttaacacgtgctgcagttgtgtcatctgcaaaaATGCTCGAGCTCTTTAAATTTttgtggattctgattggctgtcagtgttggTATCAATCATCAgcccaggaattttttttttttttcgccgtTATAAGCATAGTTGTGGTATGAACTCTGCTATCttgtaaaatatagatttttttttttttaactatatattggtatgaatatatacaaatatataaacaaagttTTACTGTTGTTCGCTCTATGGAACACAAATGGATATTTCTGAAGAATGTACAGTTCCATTACAATTGCAATGAATGTGGACTTTAGgactttcaagcttcaaaatggATGCAGAAGCATCATAAAAGCGTAGATGCTTTATATACTGGAAATCTGCGTGAGGGCAAAaaatttacacacacattcattatgGTCACATGGATTCACTTTGTTGACCAACAGGAAGATGTTTATTTCAGAAGTGACGTCTGAGTAAGTGGTAATTACTTTGGTATTGACAATAGAGCTTCTTTGCCAGTTTCGCTAATATGACTGAGCTTTAAAATACAAACTGTATGTTTATAGAAAGCCAGTATCCATGATTTGTGTTTGGCCTATGTGTGCTGAGCCAGGCAGTTAACAAACCTTATTTTACAGACAAAGCCTGTACTTTGTTTAAACGAAACAGACTCTTGTCTAAACGTAGCTTCTCTTTCTTTCCCTCATTCTCTCTTCCCTTTCGCCACCTtttctgcatgtttttgttttaagacgAGCAGTTCCAATTTTCCCCAGGCTTCTGGCAGAGACGTCCACGGAATGTTTTCGCAGTAACACTGAGAATAATGAGAGGTACATTTGTATCCTCCCTTTGTGCAGTTCATTTCCATGAGGTCATGGCCTTCCCCCTTCACAGCTGTTAGCAGAGCTCTTCAACCAGATAAAAACGAGCTCAGAAGGGCGTTTGAATCAGAGTCCAGAACTCCCAAATACTTTCATCATTACTGTTCTCAACACTATTTATTGGTCTTAATGGAAGGCTTTGATAGAGCCGATTTAACAGGcatataaaacatcaaaacagtgTCTAAAGGTCCAGATTCTAAAAGCAATCTGAATTGCACACCAgatttatttgcaaaaatgtgttttaaggataattttttatgtttttttttctgccatgatAATGCAAAGTGGAATAAATTATGTATGTGATATTAGTAACTGAGTGGCACTGAATACTTAAGTCAGTACTCATCTAAATCGCACAAATGAATAATGACTAACAATTAAATGATATATCTTttgcatatatatgcaaatataggctatatgtatatacatttatataccaTGCCATGTACACAATCTACTATATAGTACATGTCCTAAAACTTTACAAAACCTAAACTCAAGATAAAGTAAATTCTTTTTAGttatttggttgttgttgtttttttatattaaataacaccaCAGATACCGAACGTGTTATCATTTAGCACTAATGCTTTTGTTACTAAACatattgtgtttacatttttattaatatcagcAGAGGGCGTCCTTTCATTATCCACGAGGACTGCCCGTAAGTTCCcaattcatatttttgttcatatatttgGTTTAATAACAGCAGAGGGCGTTCTTTCTCCATCACAACCACGCTAATGAACGATAATTGCATACAGAAACCATATGCATGGCCTAGTTCAAAAACACTTCCCTAAGAAAGAACTGGGTAAAATAAACTAGGTTATTGTTAGGTTTAGGATTATAACTTAGTTATTACCCAGTTATTGTCATTACTATAATAAGAATGTACATGTACTGCTTCCACAAAATTAGCCTCTTTTAACTTACTCTCCATTTACTTAGTAATTGCCAAATCTTTGTGGAATTTTGTGTATAATGGAAGGCGTAATGGAAGTCCCCTGTGCAGTGGACGTCTTGTGTGGGTGTGAGGAACTGGTGTTTTCCCCGTTCTCATTCTCAGAGACAGGAACGTTCCTATTGACCCCGAGACTGGACTTCCTATTTGTAAAATAAACTCATATTGGTTCAGTGGGCCTGGGGCCAGACACACTGTGAATTGGATGACCTCTCTGAACTGAGCGGAGTCTATTCTAGCTTTGCTATACTTAGAGGAGTATATCCATGGCATGAGTATCAGGGTCTCAAGTGCTTGTTTTTCAGTAAGTTTATAGAAATGTTGAGGGTACAGTATCACGCTTTTGCTCTTTCTAGATGCTACAACAGTATTGAATTTCAAGATGAACTGTCTATTTGTGAGATTCATCGTAAagttacacaaaaatgaaaattctgtcatcaattacacACCGTCATGTCGTTTCAGACTCGTAAGATTTAGGTTAATATttgtaacaaaacatttatttctgtcCTTCCATTGAAACTAACCAAAAGGCAGAAGATACAATAAGGTCATAAAGGCATTAAAacatcaataatattaataaaacactaaACTGAGCAAACTTTACAGAacttgtatttttgggtacactaACCTTTTAAGAGAATTATGTCATAGAGAAGAATTTGTCATATTTTCTTCATGTTTATCTACTTGTCGTGAATAATTGAAGAGCTAATGTTCCTCTTACATGGAAATTTGTTTGAGGGTTAGTCAGAGTGCAGACCTTTACATATAAGGGAGCAAAGGTCAACTTGTAGCCAGActcaaatcaatcaataaacaaatgagaaacatgttttaaaaaattccCACATGCTTAGAAATTATAATCCCGTACTCTATAATCTAAATTAACAagattgtgtttttaaaaaggcatttaaaatatcttactctAAAGACTGCAGTGAACAGTCAATGAATGAAGTGGTGCTTAATTTTATTGAAAGGAACAAAATGaactatttctttttaaaaaataggACAATTTACTAAAATGATTGAATTAAATTCATCATGTTGCCTCACTTCCTAAGCTTTAGGTTATTTATAAAGCATTGTTCTCAAGTATGCAGTTAAAGATAGCAGATATGAAAGACACATCCGAATGTAAGTACTATGGGAACAATTTGAGATTCTGATTTCCATTTGCTAAAAATGTTGGAATGTGGAGCTGTCCAGTGCTGAATGTGCCTCTTTCTATACTTACAGAAAAAGCAtgcatttcacacacattttATCAAATTAACCACTTAAAGCTACTTCTCTACCACATTTAAAATCTTTGAGTTTAAACTATATACCAACACACTCAAAAGTTTCTTAAGATAATAAATgctgcatttaattaatcaaaaatacagcaaaaatagtaatattgtgaaatattattagaatttaaaataattgctttttatttaaacatgcagtaaatcaacattttataatgattctgaaacatcatgtgacactgaagaccggagtaatggatcctgaaaattcagctttgccatcacaggaatacaattCCATgtactacattttttaaatattcaaagtgatacacaatattattgcttttactatgttttcattaaataaaagcagccttggtgagcataagataactttttttttctaaaccattAAAAATCCTAAGTTTGATCGGTAATATAGCTGGTTTGAACACTAGATGGATTGTAAAGCATGATAACACTGGACCAGGCTTCAGGAAACTCCCTTCCAATGATTGAACAACTGGAGGAAATGGCCTTCATTATACTATCTGGTTCATAAAGTCCCACGCTCACGATCAACAGCTTAAAATCTCAGCTTAGATGTTGAATAAGTCATTCATCACAATCAGAGACATTGTTGTGAATTGCATTTTAGTTCAATGACTAAACTACTACAAGTTGTGCTGAAGACAAAGACAATTCGACCGCAGAGTCAAATACTGTTTATTGTTCATTTGTATAGTCAGTGAATGTGGTTTTGATTTTATCCAGGCCTCTGGAGAGACAGACATCTGCTctacccacaaacagcatcactgGAGACCTTCatagaaaacaaacatttgtggTACAAGAATACAAAAGGCTTGCGGCTTAATATGGAATGAAATCACAGCTTGTTTAAAAACCTTAAAATTACAATGATAAACCATGGGTTAGTGCTTGTCACCTGCTTTGTGCAGAATTGAGAGTGACAGAAAGGCAAAGggagtcatttttatattttaagaaggACAACAGCTTGCATGGACcttgcaaatgcatttttttcctaTTAAATTCACCTGATTGTCTTGCGCATCGTGCCTTTCTGAATGGGTTTTGAATTGTCATGTAAGACCAAACAAAATTGATATAAACCAGAAAAACCTGTAGTACTACCTTGTTTCTCTAATGTATACATACAATGTTTTCCAAAATAGCATAGCTAAAAGCCTTTCTGCAACTCTGTTTTTACCGGCAACTGAATTGAATTACCGTCtctcaaaacaaaaacacaagcacaaaaTTTCGATCTCAAAATGCATTAATCAATACCACTTGAGCAGTGAGAGACCCTTAATGATGTtcaataataaatgacaaaaacatcatCAGATTGTAGAACGGGTTTGGAAAATATAGTAGTGACACTTGCATTTAAAAAGAGTGCAAAACGGCTTTAGTGGAATGATTACAAtgtatgcaaaacaaaaaaatcatgaaaaaacaatatgatgttgtaaATGCTCCCATGAAACCTTTCATCATTTTTAcagtcagacaaaaaaaaaagcagacaaCAAATCATACTAAGGCCCAACATTAATTGTAGTATACAAATAATCCTTATAgacctcacaataatccacag
Proteins encoded in this region:
- the c1qtnf5 gene encoding complement C1q tumor necrosis factor-related protein 5, encoding MRSLQTRPLSLLLVIAVHCSNSLEDNKIPSLCTGSPGIPGSPGLHGSPGQPGRDGRDGRDAQAGEKGERGDRGEPGHPGERGLMGDRGDPGEKGERGTPGECAVAPKSAFSAKLSESRTNPLAVGDAVRFDKIILNEQGDYNPETGRFTCRVPGVYYFAVHATVYRSSLQFDLIKNGHTVASYFQIFGNWSKPASLSGGTLVHLIPGDQVWVQMALGEYTGFYSSSKTDSTFTGFLVYSDWKNSAVFA